One Mus musculus strain C57BL/6J chromosome X, GRCm38.p6 C57BL/6J DNA window includes the following coding sequences:
- the P2ry4 gene encoding P2Y purinoceptor 4 isoform X1 produces the protein MTSADSLLFTSLGPSPSSGDGDCKFNEEFKFILLPLSYAVVFVLGLALNAPTLWLFLFRLRPWDATATYMFHLALSDTLYVLSLPTLVYYYAARNHWPFGTGFCKFVRFLFYWNLYCSVLFLTCISVHRYMGICHPLRAIRWGRPRFAGLLCLGVWLVVAGCLVPNLFFVTTNANGTTILCHDTTLPEEFDHYVYFSSTIMVLLFGFPFLITLVCYGLMARRLYRPLPGAGQSSSRLRSLRTIAVVLTVFAVCFVPFHITRTIYYLARLLNAECRVLNIVNVVYKVTRPLASANSCLDPVLYLFTGDKYRNQLQQLCRGSTPKRRTTASSLALVTLHEESISRWADIHQDSIFPAYEGDRL, from the coding sequence ATGACCAGTGCAGACTCCTTGCTATTCACATCACTAGGTCCCAGCCCAAGTTCTGGAGATGGTGATTGTAAGTTTAATGAGGAATTCAAGTTCATCCTGTTGCCTCTGAGCTATGCAGTTGTCTTTGTGCTGGGCCTGGCCCTCAATGCCCCAACCCTTTGGCTGTTCCTCTTCCGCCTTCGACCCTGGGATGCAACAGCCACTTACATGTTCCATTTGGCATTGTCAGACACCTTGTATGTGCTGTCACTGCCCACCCTCGTCTACTACTATGCTGCCAGAAACCACTGGCCCTTTGGCACTGGCTTCTGCAAGTTCGTCCGCTTTCTTTTCTACTGGAACCTCTACTGCAGTGTCCTTTTCCTCACCTGCATCAGTGTGCACCGCTACATGGGCATCTGCCATCCACTGCGGGCAATACGCTGGGGCCGCCCTCGATTTGCAGGTCTTCTCTGCCTAGGTGTTTGGTTGGTAGTAGCTGGCTGCCTCGTGCCCAACCTCTTCTTTGTGACAACCAATGCCAATGGAACCACCATCCTGTGCCATGACACGACTCTGCCTGAGGAGTTTGACCACTACGTATACTTCAGTTCCACAATCATGGTGCTGCTCTTTGGCTTTCCCTTCTTGATCACTCTGGTCTGCTATGGACTCATGGCCCGGCGACTGTATCGACCTTTGCCAGGAGCTGGACAGTCATCTTCTCGGCTCCGTTCTCTCCGCACCATTGCTGTGGTGCTGACTGTCTTTGCTGTCTGCTTTGTGCCTTTCCACATCACCCGCACAATTTATTACCTGGCAAGACTGTTGAACGCCGAATGCCGGGTGCTGAACATTGTCAATGTGGTTTACAAAGTGACTCGTCCCCTGGCCAGTGCTAATAGCTGTCTTGATCCAGTGCTCTATCTGTTCACGGGGGACAAGTATCGAAACCAGCTCCAGCAGCTATGCAGAGGTAGCACACCTAAGCGCCGAACAACTGCTTCCTCCCTGGCATTGGTGACCCTACATGAAGAAAGCATCAGCAGGTGGGCGGACATCCACCAAGACAGCATCTTCCCTGCTTATGAGGGTGACCGATTATAA